The sequence GTCTCGACCATTCGGGAACAATATAGTGATAATTAGTGTTAAACCATTTTTTCATTGAAGAAGCAACATTTTCTTTATTTCCACGAGCAATAGCAAAATATAAGTTGATATCTATTGGCTCTTTAGCAAAGCGTTTAGGAATAATGTTAAACTGCACTGACAAGTCCAAAATATGATCATAAAGTGAAAAATCACCCACTGGAATCAGATCAAGCCCTGCATTCAATTGCTTTTTTAAAAAGTCTAAACGCAGTTCCTTGGCACCAGCAAATAAATCATTCTGGCTGACTTCCCCTGCCCAATAAGCTTCGATTAATTTTTCCATTCACGGTTTTCTCCTAAGCGTGGATAGCCCAAGCTTGAAACTTTTGTCATTTCGTCCTCCTCTTAGCCTTAAGATAAAATCTATATTCATCTTATAACTATAACATCTTTTTTTATTGTAATTAAAATAATACTAGATAATCCCTATTAAATCAATGTTTAAAGGGTTTTTGTGTTTTTATGTATATATATAGTTTTGAACTATATATGTAGTATCTGTTATAGTTTTCATCTATAACAAAAAGAAGCTGAACTATTTTTGAGTACAAGAAAACTCCTCTTATCGTTTTAAGTGACTATTGCCTGTCACTGTCCACTAATAAGAGGAGCGCTTTTTTCTTTTGTTAAGTTATTTTAATATTATGGTTTATTATTTAAAAAAAGATTATCTTACTTTACGAAGACTTCCAAAAAGAATACCAGCAATCACCGCTCCAACAGCAATATAAAGTAGGTAAAGCAAAGGATTGCTTGTCAAAGCAATAACGAAGATACCTCCGTGAGGTGCCATTAGCTTAATACCGCTTAAACCAACTAAGGCACCCGTAACTGCTGAACCAACAATGAAACTTGGAATGGCACGCGCTGGGTCTCCTGCACCAAATGGAATGGCACCTTCAGTGATGAAAGAAAGCCCCATAACAATGTTTGTTAAACCAGCATCATGTTCTTCTTGAGTGAATTTATTTTTAAAAAGAAGGGTCGCAACAAAAACTGCAAGCGGCGGTACCATACCACCAGCCATGACACTGGCCATGACAACTGAACCACCCTTAGTAAGAGCTGCTGCGGTTAAAGTACTTGTTCCAAAAACATAGGCTGCTTTATTAAAAGGTCCCCCCATATCAATCGCCATCATACCACCAACAATAAGTCCTAAGAGAACTGCTGAACCACCAGATAAGTTGCCAAGGAAATTATACAAGGCTGTATTGATAGCTGCCATTGGGATATTGACAAAAAGCATGAGGAAGCCAGTTACCAAAACACCCAGCAAAGGATAGAGAAGGATGGATTTTATACCCTCAAGAGAACGAGGTACAAAGGCAAGGGCTTTCTTGAGGACAAGAATGACACCGCCTGCAAGGAAACCACCTGCAAGAGCACCAAGGAAGCCAGAAGGTATACCAGTTAAACTAGCTTGACTAGCCTTTTCACCAAATTCAAAGAAAGCAACCTTATTGAAAGCGAGACCTGTTGTTGCCATACTGCCAGCTACAAAACCAGCTACCAACCCTGGCTTTTCAGCAATTGAATAAGCAATATAAGCAGCAAAGACTGGAATCATAAAGCCAAAAGCAGCATTACCGACTTGATTGAAAATAGCTGCAATTTCATGGTAATTCCCCAAATGACTAAGAGAAGACTTAGGAACCCCCATAAATTGGTCAATCAGGAATGACAAAGCAATCATGATACCGCCGCCAATAACAAAAGGCAGCATTTGCGAAACCCCGCTCATCAGATGCTTATAAAAAGCACTTCCAAGACCAGTCTTTTCAGTTGCTGATGCTTCACTGCTAAGATCAGAGTTGTCAGCAACATAGGCTTCAGCTTTACCATCAAGAATGATATTAATTAATTCTTCAGGTTTTTTAATTCCCTCAGCGACTGGACGCGAAATCAATGGCTTACCATTAAAACGATCCATTTCAACTGCCTTGTCAGCAGCGATGATAACACCTTTAGCACGCTTAATATCATCAGCGGTCAATTTATTGCCAACACCTGAAGCACCGTTGGTTTCAACCTTGATGCCAACTCCCATTTCAGCGGCTTGCTTCTTAAGCGCTTCTTCTGCCATATAAGTGTGGGCAATCCCAGTTGTACAGGCTGTAACAGCAACAAGAAAATCGTGACTATCAGCTACTGGAGAGACAGGTGTCGCTTCTTTCTTTTCTTCTTCTGTTGCATTAAAAAGATTGATAACATCATCAGGACTAGTTACCTGACGCAGCTTATCAGCAAAACCATCTTTTAAAAGGTATTGTGATAATTCAGCCAAAGCTGCTAAATGTGTGTCATTAGCACCATCAGGAGCCGCAATCATAAAGAAAAGATCAACAGGTGCACCATCAAGAGCTTCGTAATCAACACCTTTATTTGATTTGGCAAAAAGAACCGTTGCTTCCTTTACAGCCTTATTCTTACTGTGAGGCATAGCAATACCATCCCCAAGACCAGTTGACGTTTGAGCTTCACGATTCATGATCCCAGCCTTAAAAGTATCAAAATCAGTAACGATACCTTGTTCGACTAACTTAGAAACCATCTCATCAATAGCAGCTTCTTTAGTTGTTGCTTGCAAGTCAAGCAACATGACATCCTTGTTCAGTAAGTCCTGAATTTTCATAATTTTTCTACCTCTACTTTTTCATATGTTTCTTTTATAAAATCAATACTGGCTAAATCATCTGAAAAAGCGGTTGCTGTACCGCAAGCCACTCCCCATTTGAGAGCTTCAAGAGGATTAGCTGACTTAGCAAATTCACCAGTAAAACCAGCAACCATTGAATCACCAGCACCGACAGAATTTCTAACCTGTCCCTTAATCGGTTTGGCAAAATAAGTCGCATCTGATGTTACTAATAAAGCGCCATCTCCTGCCATTGAAATAATGACGTTTTGTGCACCCTTATCAAGAATTTGGCGGGCATACTTTTCAACATCAGCAATACCGTTTAAGTTTACCTTGAAAATAGCTTCAAGTTCATGATTATTTGGTTTAACCAAAAGCGGTTGATAGTCAAGAGCATCCAATAAAGTTTGCCCTTCAAAATCGCAAACAATTTGCGCTCCTGTTTGTCTCACCAGCGGAATCAAGCGTTCATAAATTTGATTTCCTAAATTGGACGGTGCACTGCCTGCAAAAACAACTGTATCGTCTTGTGAAAGTTGCTGTAAGATATTCTCTAAAGCTAAAACTTGTTCTTTTGTAATGACAGGGCCTGTACCATTAATTTCAGTTTCTTGATCAGCCTTAATTTTGACATTAATTCTGGTATCTTGATTAACATGGACAAAGTTAGTCTTGATTCCTTCAGCAATCAATCCTTCCTCAACAAACCTACCAGTAAAACCGCCAATAAAACCTGTCGCCGTATTATCCTGTCCTAAACGCTTAAGAATACGACTAACATTAATCCCTTTGCCTCCAACAAATTTATCGTCACTATCCATACGATTGACACTGCCGATTTTTACAGTATCAATACGAACGATAAAATCAATAGAAGGATTAAGGGTTACCGTATAAATCATACTTCAATCACCTTCGTCTTTTTTTCTTACTTCCTTTAACAGCCGATTATCGGATTGGTTGGTGATAATGGTCACCGTTTCTAGCCGATCAACTTTAACAAATGATGTTTGCCCCAATTTTGAAGCATCTGCCAAAGCATAAGTTACTTGCGCATTGTCAATAACAGTCTTTTTGATAGCAGCCTCTTCAGTATCAGGCGTTGTTAAAAAATGATGATCAATACCATTCATACCGACAAAAGCTTTATCAAAATTCAGCTGACTCAACTGCATAATGGCCAACTGACCTATGCTCGCATCCGTTGAGTTTTTGACATAACCACCAATAATTATCGTATTGATATTTTTTTCAACTAATTTGGCCGCATGATGAATCGAATTCGTCACTACAGTCAGGCCTTCTGCGTGTAATTGATCCAATAGAAGAGCAGTTGTTGTCCCAGCATCAACAAAAATCACATCACCATTATCAATCAGCTCCGCTGCTCTTGTAACAATAGCTTTTTTAGCTTGAACGTTTTTGATAGATTTTTGAAGATTGGTTTCCTCTTCTTGCAAAGGATGGTTTTTCTCAGCACCACCATGTACACGATGAAGTTTTTTCTCACTTGCTAATTCATCTAAATCTCTGCGAACGGTTGACTCAGATGTATCAAGGGCACCAACAAGAAATTCTAGGGTTACAAAATTCTCTTGCGCTAATTTTTCCATGATAATCTGCTTACGTTCAGATTTTAAAATAAGAGTCACCTCCTTATTGAAATCGTTTACACATGCTATTATATACTCCCCTATAATAACTGTCAAGCAATTTCTACCAAATTCTACCAAAAGTTAACAAAAAAGAAAGGAAAGTCCTTCCTTTACTTTATCAATGATGTAGAATGAACGACACGATTATCACGCTCAGGATAAATGTATTTGATGGCTTGGTTAACTGCTGTTGGTGCCTCTCCAAATCCTGTTGCAATCAAATCAATTTTGCCTTCATATTCTGCAGCATCTCCAATAGCAAAAACACCTGTCTGACTGGTTTCAAAAAGAGGAGATACATTAATGCTTGAACGCTTATAATCAATATTCCAATTTTTGAGGTTTTTGTTGGAGGTTGAAAATCCAAAACTAACAATAAGCGAATCAAGTGACAACTCTTTGGTTTCTTCTGACTTGACCTTTTGAATCACAAGACTGGTTGCTTCGTCACCTTCTCCTTTTAATTCAAGCGGAACATAAGGTGTCATGATATTAACATGAGAAGCTTTCAAAACTTCTACACTATGTTCATGAGCGCGAAAGGCATCACGACGGTGTACCAATGTGACACTTTCAGCAATCTTATCCAGAGCATTAGCCCAGTCAACAGCAGAGTCGCCGCCACCACAAATAACAACCTTTTTACCAGCAAATTGGTCTAGTTTGTGAACATTGTAAAAGAGATTATGGTCTGCATAACGTTCCTCATCATCCAAGCCCAATCGACGCGGCGCAAAGGCACCATTTCCACAAGCAATAATAATGGCTTTCGAAAAATGATTCCCTTTATTTGTTGTAATTGTAAAAATAGCATTCTCTTTTTCAAATGTTTTAACTTCTTCTTTTAAACAAATAGTTGTTTTGTCTCTAAAACGCTCTAATTGTTTAATCAGATTATCTACCAAATCTGCCCCAGTAATAGCGGGAAAGGCTGGAATATCATAAAGCACCTTTTCTGGATATAAAATGGCTGGTTGGCCACCAAGCTCAGATAAACTTTCAATCACTTTTACAGAAATACCACGCAAACCAGCATAAAAAGCTGTAAAAAGACCAACTGGTCCGCCACCGATAACGGTTATATCATAAACCTCTTTTTCAGATGTCAATTTTTCTTCCTCCATAAACAAATTAGTACCATTATAGCACAATTAAAAGCAAGCAGACAAAAAAGATCAGGAAACAAGCTAGCACGTACGCAGCAAGATTAGCTTGTTCCCTCGCCTTCACTCTTTATTTTTTCCAAAAGTTGCTTTTCTTCCTGAGTAAACTGATAATACTCTAGCAGATCAGGCCTACGTTCCCATGTCTTACGTAAGCTTTGCTCTAGACGCCATAAGCGAATATTTTCATGATGGCCAGACAGGAGAACATCGGGGACTTGCATCCCCCTGTATTCATAAGGACGTGTATACTGAGGATATTCTAAGAGACCTGATGAAAAACTATCATCTTGATGACTCGCTTCTTTACCGATAACTTCTGGAATCAGCCTGACTGTCGCATCAATAATTGTCATAGCAGCCAATTCGCCGCCTGTTAAAATAAAATCCCCTAAAGAAATCTCATCAGTCACTAAAGTTTTAATACGCTCATCATATCCTTCATAGTGACCGCAGATAAAAATAAGTTCACCTTCTTGAGCCAGATCTTCTGCATAAGACTGATTAAATTGCTGGCCTGCTGGATCTAAAAGTATGACACGCGGTTTTTTAGCAGCAATTTTATCAAAAGTATCAAAAATAGGCTGAGCGCGCAAAAGCATCCCTTGACCCCCACCGTAAGGTTCATCATCTACATGGCGAGCCTTCTCTGCATTTTCACGAAAATTGTGATAGTTAATTTCTAAAAGCCCCTTTGTCTGTGCCTTACCAACAATCGAATGTTCCAAAGGAGCAAACATCTCTGAAAAGAGGGTCAAAATATCAATTTTCATCGTCCAATCCTTCTAAAATAGTCACATCAATACGCCCATTTGGTACATCAACCTTTAAAATAACCGAAGGAATGTAAGGCAAAAGCAGATCTTTTTTCCTTTGCGTTTAACAACCCAAACATCATTGGCACCGGGTTGTAAAATTTCCTTGACCTGTCCAATCAAGGTATCATTCTCATAAACATCAAGTCCAATGATTTCATGATAATAGAATTCGCCATCTTCCAAATCCGTCAAATCATCTTCAGCAACTTTGAGGGTGAAATCACGATATTTTTCAACATCATTGATATGATAGAGTCCCTTAAATTTGACAATATCAAAATTTTTATGTTTTCTGTGGCTGGCAATCTCAACAGTCATAGCAAAGTGATCCTTTTTATCAAAAAGAGCCAGCTGACTTCCTTTTTTAAAGCGTTCGTCTGCAAAATCAGTCACAGATAAGACACGAACTTCCCCTTGAAGTCCCTGCGTATTGACAATCTTTCCAACATTAAAATACTTCATGTCTTCTCCAATAAAAATTACTGCTTTTATTTTACCATCTTGTCTCACAATTCACAATTCTATAGAAAAAAGCAGCAACTGCTGTTACCGCTTTTCATCAATCACAAGTCTCACTTTTTTACCTTGAGTTGGAACCGAATAGACAATCGATCTTATCGCTGTGATGGTGCGACCTTTCTTACCGATAATTCGGCCAATATCACTAGAATCTAAATCAAGATGATACTCCAAAAACTCAGGTGTATCTTCAATTTTAATGGTAAAATTATC comes from Streptococcus troglodytae and encodes:
- a CDS encoding PTS fructose transporter subunit IIABC, with translation MKIQDLLNKDVMLLDLQATTKEAAIDEMVSKLVEQGIVTDFDTFKAGIMNREAQTSTGLGDGIAMPHSKNKAVKEATVLFAKSNKGVDYEALDGAPVDLFFMIAAPDGANDTHLAALAELSQYLLKDGFADKLRQVTSPDDVINLFNATEEEKKEATPVSPVADSHDFLVAVTACTTGIAHTYMAEEALKKQAAEMGVGIKVETNGASGVGNKLTADDIKRAKGVIIAADKAVEMDRFNGKPLISRPVAEGIKKPEELINIILDGKAEAYVADNSDLSSEASATEKTGLGSAFYKHLMSGVSQMLPFVIGGGIMIALSFLIDQFMGVPKSSLSHLGNYHEIAAIFNQVGNAAFGFMIPVFAAYIAYSIAEKPGLVAGFVAGSMATTGLAFNKVAFFEFGEKASQASLTGIPSGFLGALAGGFLAGGVILVLKKALAFVPRSLEGIKSILLYPLLGVLVTGFLMLFVNIPMAAINTALYNFLGNLSGGSAVLLGLIVGGMMAIDMGGPFNKAAYVFGTSTLTAAALTKGGSVVMASVMAGGMVPPLAVFVATLLFKNKFTQEEHDAGLTNIVMGLSFITEGAIPFGAGDPARAIPSFIVGSAVTGALVGLSGIKLMAPHGGIFVIALTSNPLLYLLYIAVGAVIAGILFGSLRKVR
- the pfkB gene encoding 1-phosphofructokinase, with amino-acid sequence MIYTVTLNPSIDFIVRIDTVKIGSVNRMDSDDKFVGGKGINVSRILKRLGQDNTATGFIGGFTGRFVEEGLIAEGIKTNFVHVNQDTRINVKIKADQETEINGTGPVITKEQVLALENILQQLSQDDTVVFAGSAPSNLGNQIYERLIPLVRQTGAQIVCDFEGQTLLDALDYQPLLVKPNNHELEAIFKVNLNGIADVEKYARQILDKGAQNVIISMAGDGALLVTSDATYFAKPIKGQVRNSVGAGDSMVAGFTGEFAKSANPLEALKWGVACGTATAFSDDLASIDFIKETYEKVEVEKL
- a CDS encoding NAD(P)/FAD-dependent oxidoreductase, which codes for MEEEKLTSEKEVYDITVIGGGPVGLFTAFYAGLRGISVKVIESLSELGGQPAILYPEKVLYDIPAFPAITGADLVDNLIKQLERFRDKTTICLKEEVKTFEKENAIFTITTNKGNHFSKAIIIACGNGAFAPRRLGLDDEERYADHNLFYNVHKLDQFAGKKVVICGGGDSAVDWANALDKIAESVTLVHRRDAFRAHEHSVEVLKASHVNIMTPYVPLELKGEGDEATSLVIQKVKSEETKELSLDSLIVSFGFSTSNKNLKNWNIDYKRSSINVSPLFETSQTGVFAIGDAAEYEGKIDLIATGFGEAPTAVNQAIKYIYPERDNRVVHSTSLIK
- the trmD gene encoding tRNA (guanosine(37)-N1)-methyltransferase TrmD, yielding MKIDILTLFSEMFAPLEHSIVGKAQTKGLLEINYHNFRENAEKARHVDDEPYGGGQGMLLRAQPIFDTFDKIAAKKPRVILLDPAGQQFNQSYAEDLAQEGELIFICGHYEGYDERIKTLVTDEISLGDFILTGGELAAMTIIDATVRLIPEVIGKEASHQDDSFSSGLLEYPQYTRPYEYRGMQVPDVLLSGHHENIRLWRLEQSLRKTWERRPDLLEYYQFTQEEKQLLEKIKSEGEGTS
- a CDS encoding KH domain-containing protein; translated protein: MDTIENLIIAIVKPLISQPDNFTIKIEDTPEFLEYHLDLDSSDIGRIIGKKGRTITAIRSIVYSVPTQGKKVRLVIDEKR